In Antarcticibacterium arcticum, the genomic stretch TGTTTACTCTTTAAATCCGGATATGGGGGATTGTTGAAAACTGTGAATCAATATATTAGCACTTTCAGCGCTTATACCTTGCGTAGATCGCGCTTCGAAGGAAGAGGAGTGAGAGGTTTTATCATTATTTCATAGCCTCAAATTCTTTTTGGCCTATTTGGTTTTCGGTGATGGTTAATTGTGGCCGTACAGTAATTATTCCCGGAATAGCTCCCCCTCTTACAAAGTATTCTTTTCCTTTTTCAACCTTGATCTTAATTTCTTCTTTAGTTTCCGTTATGGCAAAAAAACTTTGATCTCCAAAATTTTTGGTTTGGAGGACAAACTTTTCGCCTCCTCTCAGTCGGCCCAGGATGGAGTCATTTCCGTCTTTTATTTTATATCCGAAGGATCCTAAGGCAGCTACAGATAATTTAGGTCTGTAAAAATGAATTAATGCATAATTACTGTCCTCCGGAAGTCTGGATTTGTTTTTTTGATCCCTTTTTTTAGATATATTAGCTATAGCCACCGCATCCAGATTCCGGTATATTTTAGCCTGTAACCTGTAACAGGTACTGCCCAAAAATGCCGGTTCTGTTAGTTCAACAATTTTAATAATATTAGCACCGGCCTCTCTGGCTTTTGCGGTGGCATCCTCAATTACCTTCAAGTAGCCGCATTCTATTGTAAACCCGGAATCCCCAATTTTTATATCTCCCACAAATTCAGAATTTTCAGGCAGGGTTTCCTTTTCGGTTAGAACAACTATAGGATCGCTGTTTTGAAGCTTTGAGAAATTTTGATGGGCCAATTGGGTTGAAATGCTGGTAGCACAACCTGTGAATAAGATGATACCGGGGAGGAGGAATAGTTTTTTCATTAAGCTTTATTGAGCAGGAACACGTATTTTAGATTCTTTAATTTCATTTTATTTTTATTTGCTTCTAACGCTATTGTAACAGGACATAAGACTTCAAGGCGCTTTTCGTTTATTTCGTAATTGTACCAAGCTCAAACCTGCCTGCCGGTAGGCATGTTCATAAAATCGCAGATTCGGCGGAGTCAAACTTTGTGCAGCGACTGAAGACTTCGCAAAGTCGTTTAATTCAAAATAACCTCCATTGCTTTTTCTAAAAATTCGTCCCGTCCTTCTTTAAAGCCAACAATAGATTTATTGACATATATATCCGGTAATACTCCTATGGCATGAAGTTGAGAACCATCGTGCTTTACCACCTTCATTCCGGTCCAACTAATACTGAAATTTCCTAAAAGTGTAAAAGGGTTTATATTCCCATTTGTGCCTGCAGTGGGTTGACCCACTATAGTTGCTAATTCATATCCTTCAATAAAACTCATATAGCTTTCAGCATAGCTTATAGCCCTTCCATCAATAATAAATACAACTTTTTTATCTCCTAAATATGGTTTCCGTGGTTGTAGCTCCCAGCCAAAATATTCAAATCCTGTACTCTTTTCCTGATCAGGATAAACTGTTTTAGGAACTCTCATCCACTGTTTGGAATCGTCCTTTTCTTTCAAAAGATGTGAGATAAAACCATGGTTTCCGTTAGGGTAACCTCTTAGATCGCAAATTATTCCTTTTGCCTGTTGTAGTTGTGGTAAAAGGGAAGTAATGGTGTCCATCTCTATTTTGCTGAGGTTGAGATAATAAATATTTTCATCCAGCAGTTTATAATCATTTTCCTGCATGGCTACATCATTATAACCATATTCATATTTGTGTTCGCGGTTCAGGGTAATATTTTTATTTTTTATCTCTAAAACCATTTGCTCGCCTTTTTCACCCAAAAGGCTTTTGTGTTGCGCTCTATAATTTAACCATCCTTTAGTGCCTGCCGAAATTCTGGAATTAATTTCCTTAAAATAAGATTCTGGTAATTGATTATTGACTTTGGTGACTATATCGCCAACTTGTATTCCTGAACTCTCATCTTTAACCCTGGTAACAACCAACTTCCCTTCAATCCACTCCCAGTTAATGGGTGGAATATATTCCCGGGTTTCAGGACCATTCACATGGATATGCCCATCTTTTAAAGGTGCAGTAAATTTTTGCAAAGTGACAAGATGATCATATTCCGTTTGGTCATTGAAGCTTCTATGTAAAGCGGTTGTTAATTCTTTTTCCCAATCCACATCCACTTCATCAAAGTAGGGGTAAAAATGTTGGAACACATTGTATGTGTTTATGACATTTCCTAAGAAAACCGATTGATTGTCCAGACTTTCATTTACACTGTTCAACTTCTCCTGTAAAGAGTCAAAGCCTGTGCTTTCAGGGTATGTAATTTCAGCATTACCATACAGGTTTAAAGGTATCTGAGCAAAAATGCCGTCACCAATTTCTTTTTCTATGAGCTCCCCGAATTTTGGAAAGTAGTCAAAAAGTTTCGTTCCTTTTACTTTCCTGATCTTTCCTTCATAAGCAATAACCGCACTTTGTTTGCCTTCTTTTCTTTCGCTGGTTGAAACCGAATATGAATAGCCATTACTGTTCCCTCTCCAATCTGATTGTTCATTTTTGACCCCAATTGTATTAGCTTCAAAATCATTGTTCATTATTGGTATTTCTACCCATTCGTTGTTCTCTTTGTAATACAAATGGACATCATCGATAAACAAAGTTCCTTTACCTTTCATAAAACTTCCCAGGACCAGCCCTGATGCCAGACCATCTATTGTCCCCTCAATTTCATATTGGGCCCATTCATTACTTTTAATAGGGTTAGCATCCATATTCTCAAAAAAGCCCATCGTCTTTACAGCCTTATCAACTCTTAACCATAAATGCCCCGTACCTTTTGAGCCTTCTTTAAGTTTTGCCCAACCCGTATATTTTATTTCCTTTCCTAAATATTTTTCAGGATCCAGAAATAACGCGAGGCTACCAAAACTACCTGACTCATCAATTTCAGTATATCTGTTAACTCTAACACTATTATAAACACCACCCTGATTATTCATGCCCAGTGATACACCTTTGTGTTGCCAGTAGGTTGGGTTATAATCATCCAAAGCGTCTGGTGTGATCATAGCCATATCATAAGCCTGCTTTGTATTAGAGAATACCACTCCTGGCGCGACAGGTTTAAACAAGTCATTTAATGTAGCAATTACCTCCTCTGTATTATTACATTTTAAAATTTCGCCTGCTCCATAAGCTGCAAAACTGTTCCAATCTATTTTCGCGGCTTCATCACTGGGATGAAAGTATTTTACATAACCATAAGCTTTAGCAAAAGCTTTTAAATTGCTCACCTTTTCTTGGTGCTCGGTCAGTTTTTCCTGAGGCTTTTTCTCGTTTGATAGATCTCCTTTACACCCAATTATTAGAAATCCTATTAAAAATATTCTGAATCTTTTTTTCATTCTAATTACTGATGTTGTAATAGCTTGTTGGTAGCGTCTCGTATAAAAACAGTGCGAGCGGGCGAGCGTGATTGTCCGCAGGACAATCCGCTGAGCAAACGAGCACGGACTTTCGATTAAGCACTAATTTAGCATTGTTTTTATATATTGTTACCTACTTTAGCGACACACACGATTAAGACCGCAAAGATCTCCGTCCGATTATTGGTCCATAGTTGAGTTTCCTAATCGGCAGTACGAACTTTGGAATAATGCCATCGAGGGGTTTAAATGGTAAAAACACTGCTTTTCCTAAATTCTGCAGGTAGGGTCGCAGCTCATGAAGTAAGCGGTAGTAAATCTAAAAATTTTCTTAAAATAATTAACATAAAAGCTAAGAAAGTTTTAACAGTAATGGAGAGTTAAGCATTGCAATTTTCGTTTCCCGTTTACCCTTTACTTTATACAATATTCAGTTTTAAATACTTGTTGCAGGATGTGGCCTGTATATTGGAAATCAGAAGATTGGTCGGTAATAACCGGGAAATAGTCTCAAAAATTTAGGAAAACATTGGGATTGGTTTAAAAACCCTAAGGTAATTAAATTTCGTAAATTAAGTAATTGATTATTAACCAGTTAAAATATTACATTATGAAAAATTACATTTTTTATCTCACTGCTTTTTTATTCATTTTCACATCCTGTGAAAAAGAAGAGATGGAACCGGAACTTATGGAAGCTTCCCTTCAAACTGAACTGGTAAATGGGGAAAAAGCCCATATTAAAAATGTGCAGAGCTTTAAAGCTCATCTTTCCGGAGACCAGGAAGTTCCGCCTGTAGAGACCAATGCTACGGGACAAACTATTTTCAAGCTTAGCAAAGATGGCAGCACACTTTCTTACAAATTGATTGTTGCAAATATTGAAAATGTAATGGCAGCCCATATCCATGTAGGGGAAGTTGGAAATAACGGTCCCGTAGCGGTTACTTTGTATTCCGGACTTATAGAGGGAAGAACAAGCGGTGTTCTGGCAGAAGGTACTATTACAAGTGAGGATATTCCCAATTATACCCTTGCCCAACTTGTAGACATTATGCTTGCTGGCGGCACGTATGTAAATGTGCATACCACGCAAAATCCCGGCGGAGAAATACGGGGACAAATTTCCGGCAATTGAAATAAATAATTTTTTTCTCCAAAGAATAATCAACAGATCCCTGAAAAGGGGTCTGTTTTTTTGTTTGTAGTATGTTTTATAAAAGTAGGGATGCGTATGAGATGGGAAACAAGTCTCGGATTACATTGCAGGCCTTATGGAGATCCGGGTATTGTTGAAAACTGGAAGTGGGATATTGAAAAGGTGGTATTGCGAAATCACGAATTACAAATACATACCCACCTGGATCAATGCCGAAAATTTAAGGTAAAGGTGGTTCCCACATTGGACTGGCTGCTGGCCTTAATTTCACCTCCCAGGCTATTCATATAACTTTTTACCAAATACAGCCCAATCCCCTTGCTGTCGTGATGGTCTGTAAACACCTGGTGCAGCTCAAATAACTTTTTTCCGTTTTTTTCCATATCCAGGCCTATGCCGTTGTCTGAAAACTGCATTTGAGTCCCAGCATCCTTTCTTTCGGCAGTAATGGATATTACCGGTGGTATTCCCGGTTTGGAATATTTTATTGAATTGGTGATTAAGTTTAGAAAAATGCTGTGCAGATAGTATTTGTTGACCTCCAGGAATTCCACCTCGCCAAGATCTATCACGAATCTGGTATTGGAATTCTCTATTAAAGTGCGAAGGGAGTCTATGATCGTATGAAGTATCTCCTTTACATTTACTTGCTCTAATCCGGGTTTTAATAACCGGTTTTCCTTAAGGTGGTCTACCTGCTCATTTAAAGTGTCCTTTAATTTTTGAACCGCTTTCCCTATTAATTCTAGGTACATAAGGGTTTCATCATCTTCTATTGTGGAAAGGTCGAGTAAATTAAACAGGGAGATTAAATTATTTACCGGTGACCTCAAATCGTGAGCGGTAGTATAACTTAATTTTGTGAGTCCGGAGTTTGTAAAAGTGAGGTCCTTAATACGAAAATGACGATCTTCTTCCAGCTTTTTAAGATGGGTAATATTCTTGGAAATGGCATAGATCAATTCTTTCTCGGGTACCGGGATGGAGGTCCAGGTAAGCCACACGATCTCGCCGGTTTTGGTGATATAGCGATTTTGAAAATGCAGTAAAGGTATTCCCTGCAGGATCGCTGCCCGGGTTTCGGCAGTGTTCTTCTTGTCTTCGGGATGAACAAAATGGCTTATGGGACTGGCAAATAATTCCTCCCGGGAAAAGCCCATTAACTTAATGAAAGCGGGATTTACCTCCCGGAAGAATCCGTCAAACCCGGCTATGCACAGGTAATCCTGAGATTGTGAAAAAAAAGGTTCCAGGTCCGGGGCCTGCTCAATATTTTTAAATTCCATAGTAGGTGTAGGATTCAGGTAAAAATAGGTAAAATTAGTTTTGAGTACCCTCATGATTGTATTTTGTATTTGAGAATTGAGAATTGAGTAGTGAGTATTGAGTATTGAGTTGGATCGTATAAGAATTCTGTAATTTGGAGTGGTTAGGTGGTGGAATTGAGCTAGGAGATTTTGAAAAATTGTATAGGGTATATTGTAACTGGTGGTTTTGAGCACTCTGGTTTTAAAAGCGCCCGATTAAAATCTGAGCTAATTATTTCGTAACTTGTATAGGTTGAAGTTAAACCTCTAATCTGGCTTGCGGCCGGTGAGCCAACATCAAAATGAAAAATTTCAGGGTTGGAATCAGTTCAGTTTCTAAATTCCTAATAAGAGGATTTTTTACCTCTTTGTTTCTCCTGTTGCAATTTGGTTCCCTGAGCTGTTCTTCGGCTAAATCTACATACCCCTCTCATTGGTCACCAATAATTCCAGATGTTTCTGCAGATTATTCCGGATATTATAATGAAGCTTTGATCCCGCTATTAAGTGGTGCAGCAGTACGTACCAAAGAGGCAGATTGTATAAAGCATTTTATTATTAATGCCGGCGAGATGAAATATAACGACACCTGCAAAGGAAAAACAGATTCTTTATCTACAGCATATGTCAGCATATGTCCCAATATCAAATATAGATTTCGATCTTAAACAGGAACAGAAAAAAGAGGGACTACAAATCACTTTTCAACCACGTAGTGTAGCCGGAAATCCGGTTGCGGGCTATCAGAAGGAATATGTATACCTTTATAAAGCCCGAGATGGAAGTCTTGTCGTGGAGAAAGTGGATAAGGTTTATGGAATGGCCTATATGGTTATTCCGGTGGCTGCCAGTGAACGGTATTGGTATCGGTTTAAGGATGGAAGGGTAGAGGTTATTGAACAGTAAGAAACTGTATTATGTAAAGTGTAGTATTGCCAAGCAAGGCAGATCTGATCTCCAGAATGAGCAATATAAAGGAAAAGGCCTGGAGTCAGATGGATGAATTTTTTATATCTAAATTTTAATATCTAACTCCGGACTCCAAACTCTTTACTTCAATCTAAACTCTAACCTGCCTGCGGCAGGCAGGCTCCTAAAGAGCTAGCGGCAGGCACTAAATACTAAACTCCTAACTACCCATGGTCAAAACGCAAATTGAATTACCGCTTGTGCTGCCCCAGGTGCCAGATGAAAAGGATACCTGCGTACAGCGGCTTATGGAGCAATTACAGACGCGGGAAGGGATCGTGAAGGTGCATCTGGCTGATAAGAAGGAGGCCGGCCAGCCAATGCTGTGTTTTCATTATAACAGCGACCTGATATCCCTGGACCGCATAAGGTCGCTGGCAAAAAGCACCGGCGCCGGAATTACCGATACCTACGGGCACCTGCTGTTTGAAGTGGAAGGGGTTAGACACGTAAGACATGCCCGGAGTGCTGAACAAGCGCTTTTAGGACTTAAAGGGATATTGGAAGCTTCGGTAACCG encodes the following:
- a CDS encoding S41 family peptidase; its protein translation is MKKRFRIFLIGFLIIGCKGDLSNEKKPQEKLTEHQEKVSNLKAFAKAYGYVKYFHPSDEAAKIDWNSFAAYGAGEILKCNNTEEVIATLNDLFKPVAPGVVFSNTKQAYDMAMITPDALDDYNPTYWQHKGVSLGMNNQGGVYNSVRVNRYTEIDESGSFGSLALFLDPEKYLGKEIKYTGWAKLKEGSKGTGHLWLRVDKAVKTMGFFENMDANPIKSNEWAQYEIEGTIDGLASGLVLGSFMKGKGTLFIDDVHLYYKENNEWVEIPIMNNDFEANTIGVKNEQSDWRGNSNGYSYSVSTSERKEGKQSAVIAYEGKIRKVKGTKLFDYFPKFGELIEKEIGDGIFAQIPLNLYGNAEITYPESTGFDSLQEKLNSVNESLDNQSVFLGNVINTYNVFQHFYPYFDEVDVDWEKELTTALHRSFNDQTEYDHLVTLQKFTAPLKDGHIHVNGPETREYIPPINWEWIEGKLVVTRVKDESSGIQVGDIVTKVNNQLPESYFKEINSRISAGTKGWLNYRAQHKSLLGEKGEQMVLEIKNKNITLNREHKYEYGYNDVAMQENDYKLLDENIYYLNLSKIEMDTITSLLPQLQQAKGIICDLRGYPNGNHGFISHLLKEKDDSKQWMRVPKTVYPDQEKSTGFEYFGWELQPRKPYLGDKKVVFIIDGRAISYAESYMSFIEGYELATIVGQPTAGTNGNINPFTLLGNFSISWTGMKVVKHDGSQLHAIGVLPDIYVNKSIVGFKEGRDEFLEKAMEVILN
- a CDS encoding CHRD domain-containing protein; this encodes MKNYIFYLTAFLFIFTSCEKEEMEPELMEASLQTELVNGEKAHIKNVQSFKAHLSGDQEVPPVETNATGQTIFKLSKDGSTLSYKLIVANIENVMAAHIHVGEVGNNGPVAVTLYSGLIEGRTSGVLAEGTITSEDIPNYTLAQLVDIMLAGGTYVNVHTTQNPGGEIRGQISGN
- a CDS encoding sensor histidine kinase — encoded protein: MRVLKTNFTYFYLNPTPTMEFKNIEQAPDLEPFFSQSQDYLCIAGFDGFFREVNPAFIKLMGFSREELFASPISHFVHPEDKKNTAETRAAILQGIPLLHFQNRYITKTGEIVWLTWTSIPVPEKELIYAISKNITHLKKLEEDRHFRIKDLTFTNSGLTKLSYTTAHDLRSPVNNLISLFNLLDLSTIEDDETLMYLELIGKAVQKLKDTLNEQVDHLKENRLLKPGLEQVNVKEILHTIIDSLRTLIENSNTRFVIDLGEVEFLEVNKYYLHSIFLNLITNSIKYSKPGIPPVISITAERKDAGTQMQFSDNGIGLDMEKNGKKLFELHQVFTDHHDSKGIGLYLVKSYMNSLGGEIKASSQSNVGTTFTLNFRH